One Anopheles marshallii chromosome 3, idAnoMarsDA_429_01, whole genome shotgun sequence genomic region harbors:
- the LOC128712151 gene encoding CWF19-like protein 1 homolog, translating into MEQKLKLLVCGDVRGKLKAFFARIENVNKKSGPFDLVLCVGDFFGSNPEVEVLQEYKRNVKTVAAPVYILGPTRKELAQYYADTDDGDICTNLSYLGKRGVYTTSGGLKIAYLSGIASPEESTERNEWSYDKADAIAVRDSCLASKGNMGDFRGIDILLTSQWPFGMQENVKDCSKLVSWLANAVKPRYHFCGLNDEFYESPPYRNLPDKSTQMELATRFVGLASFGNPEKKKHIYALSITPVEKMRVLELIQKTTDEIPSPYTGLSLLTESQGAAVDKKDDQYFYDMNTYDDNRRNKRRSNEPNQGQKRARPTFDQETCWFCLSAGSIEKHLIISVGDYFYLALAKGPITETHILILSITHIQCAALLSEAQWAELVRFKQALAQFYTDRDQKVFFYERNFKTGHLQINAIGIDENVAWKIQHVLEDKGEEFSVQLEKVPTLSGPSDLPERGPYFVAELPDGTVMLTRQMKGFPLHFGREVICADNLLNCEEKADWRQCNCTKEEEDEMVKNFRESFKPYDFTV; encoded by the exons ATGGAGCAGAAACTAAAGCT GCTAGTATGTGGCGACGTACGTGGGAAACTGAAGGCGTTTTTCGCGCGCATTGAGAACGTAAACAAGAAGAGCGGACCGTTCGATTTGGTGCTGTGCGTTGGTGATTTTTTCGGTTCCAATCCTGAAGTGGAAGTACTACAGGAGTACAAAAGGAATGTAAAGACAG TTGCTGCACCGGTTTACATACTTGGCCCGACTCGCAAGGAACTCGCACAGTACTATGCAGACACCGATGATGGAGATATATGCACAAATCTTAGCTACCTGGGGAAGCGAGGCGTTTATACAACTTCCGGTGGTCTTAAAATTGCTTACCTCAGTGGCATTGCAAGCCCGGAGGAATCGACCGAACGCAATGAGTGGAGTTACGACAAAGCTGACGCGATTGCTGTGCGTGACTCGTGTTTAGCCAGCAAGGGTAACATGGGAGATTTTAGAGGCATTGACATACTGCTAACGTCACAGTGGCCCTTTGGTATGCAGGAGAATGTAAAGGACTGTTCCAAGTTGGTTTCATGGCTGGCAAATGCCGTAAAGCCAAGGTACCACTTCTGTGGGTTAAATGATGAATTTTACGAATCCCCACCATACCG AAATTTACCGGACAAAAGCACACAGATGGAGCTGGCTACTCGTTTCGTTGGATTGGCTAGCTTCGGAAATccggaaaagaagaaacacatttACGCCTTAAGCATAACGCCGGTGGAAAAGATGCGTGTGCTGGAATTGATACAGAAAACCACCGATGAAATTCCTTCCCCTTACACAGGGTTATCGCTGCTTACAGAAAGTCAAGGTGCCGCAGTTGACAAGAAAGACGATCAATACTTCTACGATATGAACACGTATGATGATAATCGGCGAAACAAGCGCAGAAGCAACGAACCCAACCAGGGCCAGAAGCGTGCCAGACCAACGTTCGATCAGGAGACGTGTTGGTTTTGTCTGTCTGCCGGTAGCATCGAGAAGCACTTGATCATATCGGTGGGGGATTATTTTTATCTAGCCCTAGCGAAGGGACCCATCACCGAAACGCACATCCTGATCCTCTCCATCACACACATCCAGTGCGCGGCGCTGCTGTCCGAGGCTCAGTGGGCCGAGCTGGTACGCTTCAAACAAGCGCTCGCACAGTTTTACACCGACCGGGATCAGAAAGTGTTCTTCTACGAGCGCAACTTCAAAACGGGCCACCTGCAAATCAACGCCATCGGTATCGATGAGAACGTAGCGTGGAAGATACAGCACGTGCTGGAGGATAAGGGTGAAGAGTTTAGTGTTCAGCTGGAAAAGGTACCGACGCTGAGCGGGCCGAGTGATCTGCCAGAACGGGGACCCTACTTCGTGGCGGAACTTCCCGACGGGACGGTCATGTTGACGCGACAAATGAAAGGGTTTCCGTTGCACTTTGGACGGGAGGTTATCTGTGCGGATAATTTGCTAAACTGTGAAGAAAAAGCCGACTGGCGGCAGTGCAACTGCACGAAGGAGGAAGAGGacgaaatggtgaaaaactTCCGCGAAAGTTTCAAACCGTACGATTTTACAGTTTAA
- the LOC128715773 gene encoding uncharacterized protein LOC128715773 produces MRKKQKLLPGLSDLTVLVLLARFALVLGQTTCNNGQGRVLYERLPNQQLQGFDDDVVRDSAPPFRVLEKCQDLCLRDRTASNNLGRACTSFDFQPGSRIASFSGSVEYEESTCYLTREQAAPEGIGNLMLVPNSVHFTEVCITSSRPDRECPSRRYVFERHPRKKLKLPVSDIKEVTAANRSDCEDKCLNEFSFVCRSANYDSTLRSCAMSRFTRRTHPELLEDDPNSDYLENTCLNAERRCDGLIVYVKEENKRLGGPFEVEIFNNMTLEECQSLCLRAEKYFCRSIEFDDQTKQCILSEEDSVSQKDDLSISSSPTHHFYDLVCLDNQRGTEYPDNSVTSHLFASGRRPDTAFQRYRNSRLGGEFHSEITGRSLSECLDECLRQTSFQCRSAVYSDRFRTCRLSRYNQRDGMRIIYDADYDYYENLMPHLVGGDTDTTNGRPDPTDWRPPYGGDRDRDRVPDDRLPPGRYPPGDRYPMGPRPDYGGEPFPGGYPPTDRYPGVTDRYPAGPGTDRYPTGGGDYDGRYPPVYDNRFPGDRYGPTDRYPGDRDPDPMYSGPGGPMRYPPPPPDSRYPSDSRYPSDSRYPPDSRYPPSMPDSRYPMDRYPPPPDSRYPSDSRYPPDARYPPTQPDSGRYPPGPAPDSRYPPPPMHSQRPDSRYPMMAPPATRYPPPHYMPHMYGSGVYPVVPSRAPPNRGYPPDPYPAPVRPIDNNRYPGPETRYPLEPIGAQGRYPPATSPNVSPFHKYMTGPGRPAGYDPYMGGYEPQRGYVDDRYGGYYPTGGGRLPPPQMPAFPDRDRGYRRPAVGMAPDGGGYPFEIPYGPSGTGYDNTLGGGDGFGGYGPQRPYETRCDNTDVFKQVASKRKMRKQYIRRVINAPSLGICQQECVGARDFMCRSFNYRDSAPYETEGNCELSDRDSRDLEVPSTQMFESDSSDYYERTPGRGGPQDECLDVGQVCNEDGMEFTLRTPEGFVGRIYAYGFYDRCFFRGNGGTVNVLRISGPQGYPECGTQRYGDTMTNIIVVQFSDNVQTGRDKRFNLTCMFRGPGEAVVTSGYIGAGFNSIDRSGSPIPIEYLPAENSMSNKVRLMILYQGRPTTTIAVGDPLTFRLESQDGYSHATDIFATNVVARDPYSGRSVQLIDNYGCPVDSLVFPELGRSRDNDALEARFNAFKIPESNFLVFEATVRTCRGGCQPAYCPGPSGRSEPSFGRRKRSIENATETIGTAEPLVAGTDGQEDDVVSIVNGTVVNDNATNAKERDASDTIAAEADVTSPGEMPEQVREMIESRFFRPLQVFQSREEMQQDTVARKMVAPIESVCLTHAEYYGLISAVILLIILLISITFAAGIVYRSYWKVFIKNRTLDRSSPVNSFSPSALHNASGSQFEASGRTHSTASRGGPHVRTPGVSLFGSGLQKTFATGNLSRMCQIPVMNPLSRNGATKSEFDDPSEPIYTDPSLFERSRSLRSIAVDQTEDANNV; encoded by the exons ATGcgcaaaaagcaaaagctcCTACCGGGGCTATCCGATCTAACCGTACTCGTCCTGCTCGCTCGGTTCGCACTGGTGCTCGGTCAAACGACCTGCAACAACGGCCAGGGACGTGTACTGTACGAGCGACTCCCGAACCAACAACTGCAGGGCTTCGACGATGACGTCGTGCGTGATTCGGCACCCCCGTTTCGGGTGCTGGAAAAGTGTCAGGACCTCTGTTTACGTGACCGAACTGCATCGAACAATCTTGGGCGAGCCTGTACCAGCTTCGACTTTCAGCCCGGTAGTCGAATTGCATCGTTCAGTGGGAGCGTTGAGTATGAGGAATCAACGTGCTACCTAACGCGGGAACAGGCAGCTCCCGAGGGCATCGGGAATTTGATGCTCGTACCGAACAGTGTACATTTTACCGAAGTGTGCATCACCT CTAGTCGACCTGATCGAGAATGTCCCAGCCGAAGGTACGTGTTCGAGCGTCATCCAAGAAAGAAACTGAAACTTCCAGTATCCGACATCAAGGAAGTGACGGCGGCCAATCGCTCCGACTGCGAAGATAAGTGCTTGAACGAATTCTCATTCGTGTGTCGATCGGCTAACTACGATTCGACATTGCGCAGCTGCGCCATGAGTCGATTCACCCGGCGAACGCATCCAGAACTCCTAGAGGACGACCCAAACTCCGACTACCTAGAAAACACTTGCCTGAACGCGGAACGACGCTGCGATGGGCTGATCGTGTACGTGAAGGAAGAGAACAAGCGTCTCGGTGGTCCGTTTGAGGtggaaattttcaacaacatGACGCTGGAAGAATGCCAATCGCTTTGTTTGCGCGCGGAGAAGTACTTCTGCCGCTCGATCGAGTTCGACGATCAGACCAAGCAATGTATTCTATCGGAGGAAGACTCCGTGTCACAGAAGGACGACCTTAGCATCAGTTCCAGCCCGACGCATCACTTCTACGATCTTGTCTGTCTGGATAATC AGCGTGGTACCGAATATCCGGACAACTCCGTCACGTCCCATCTGTTTGCGAGTGGCCGCCGGCCCGATACCGCCTTCCAGCGCTATCGCAACTCGCGGCTGGGCGGTGAGTTTCACTCGGAAATCACTGGCAGGTCGCTTAGCGAGTGTCTTGACGAATGCCTGCGGCAGACGAGCTTCCAATGCCGGTCGGCCGTCTATAGCGATCGGTTCCGCACCTGTCGTCTCAGCCGCTACAACCAGCGGGACGGTATGCGCATCATCTACGATGCCGATTACGATTACTATGAGAATTTGATGC CGCACCTAGTTGGGGGAGATACGGACACGACCAATGGACGACCGGATCCTACTGATTGGCGACCACCTTACGGAGGAG ATCGCGATCGGGATCGTGTGCCGGATGATAGGCTACCTCCAGGACGTTATCCGCCCGGCGATCGGTACCCGATGGGACCGAGACCAGACTATGGAG GTGAACCTTTCCCCGGTGGCTATCCACCAACGGATCGCTACCCTGGGGTTACCGACCGTTATCCGGCCGGACCCGGTACCGACCGCTATCCGACCGGAGGCGGTGACTACGATGGACGCTATCCGCCCGTGTACGACAATCGCTTCCCAGGCGATCGGTACGGTCCAACGGATCGTTATCCGGGAGACCGTGACCCCGATCCTATGTACTCGGGACCGGGAGGTCCCATGCGGtatccaccgccaccgcccgaTTCACGCTATCCGTCCGATTCGCGCTATCCGTCCGATTCGCGCTATCCGCCCGATTCGCGCTATCCTCCATCGATGCCGGATTCACGCTATCCGATGGATCGGTACCCACCTCCACCGGATTCACGCTATCCTTCTGATTCGCGCTATCCGCCCGATGCACGCTACCCACCGACCCAACCGGACTCTGGCCGGTATCCACCCGGACCAGCGCCGGATTCGCGCTACCCACCACCTCCCATGCATTCACAACGTCCAGACTCGAGGTATCCAATGATGGCACCGCCGGCCACACGCTACCCCCCGCCCCACTACATGCCCCACATGTACGGGTCCGGCGTGTATCCAGTGGTACCGTCACGAGCTCCACCAAACCGTGGTTACCCACCGGACCCTTATCCGGCACCGGTACGCCCAATAGACAACAATCGTTACCCAGGGCCGGAAACGCGCTACCCACTCGAACCGATCGGTGCCCAGGGTCGTTATCCTCCAGCTACATCACCGAATGTCTCACCGTTCCACAAATACATGACCGGACCGGGCCGTCCCGCGG GTTACGATCCTTACATGGGAGGTTATGAACCGCAGCGAGGCTATGTCGATGACCGGTACGGTGGATATTACCCCACTGGTGGTGGTCGcctaccaccaccacaaatgcCGGCATTCCCAGACCGTGATCGAGGTTATAGACGACCAGCAGTCGGCATGGCACCGGATGGTGGCGGCTATCCATTTGAAATTCCCTACGGACCGTCCGGTACAGGGTACGATAATACACTCGGCGGAGGAGACGGTTTCGGTGGTTACGGACCACAGCGACCGTACGAAACGCGCTGCGACAATACGGACGTTTTCAAGCAGGTGGCCTCGAAGCGCAAGATGCGCAAGCAGTACATCCGGCGCGTGATTAATGCGCCTTCGCTCGGCATCTGTCAGCAGGAGTGTGTTGGCGCGCGGGACTTTATGTGCCGTAGCTTCAACTATCGCGACAGTGCACCGTACGAAACGGAGGGCAACTGTGAGCTGAGCGATCGGGATTCGCGCGACCTAGAAGTCCCTAGTACGCAGATGTTCGAGAGTGACAGTTCCGACTACTACGAGCGTACACCGGGACGTGGAGGTCCTCAGGATGAGTGTCTCGATG TCGGCCAAGTTTGTAACGAGGATGGTATGGAATTTACGCTCCGCACACCGGAAGGCTTTGTGGGACGTATTTACGCGTACGGATTCTACGATCGGTGCTTCTTCCGCGGAAACGGTGGCACAGTGAACGTACTGAGAATAAGCGGTCCCCAGGGATATCCAGAGTGTGGAACGCAACGG TACGGTGACACGATGACAAACATCATAGTGGTACAGTTCTCAGACAACGTACAAACGGGACGCGATAAGCGATTCAATTTAACGTGCATGTTCCGAGGGCCTGGAGAAGCTGTCGTCACATCGGGATACATTGGCGCAGG CTTCAATTCGATTGACAGATCCGGCAGCCCGATCCCGATTGAGTATCTGCCAGCGGAGAACTCGATGAGCAACAAGGTACGTTTGATGATACTGTACCAGGGCCGCCCAACGACCACGATCGCCGTCGGTGATCCACTGACGTTCCGACTGGAATCGCAAGATGGTTACAGTCACGCAACCGACATCTTTGCGACGAACGTAGTTGCCCGGGATCCATACTCTGGACGCAGTGTGCAGCTGATCGATAACTATGG TTGTCCTGTTGACAGCTTGGTGTTCCCAGAACTTGGAAGATCCCGAGATAACGATGCATTGGAGGCACGGTTTAACGCATTCAAGATACCGGAATCAAACTTCCTCGTGTTTGAGGCCACTGTAAGAACATGTCGCGGAGGATGTCAACCG GCATACTGCCCAGGACCAAGCGGCCGCTCAGAACCTTCGTTCGGACGTCGCAAACGGTCAATCGAGAATGCGACGGAAACGATCGGTACGGCCGAACCCCTAGTAGCCGGAACTGATGGCCAGGAAGACGATGTAGTGTCCATCGTAAACGGTACAGTGGTGAACGATAACGCAACCAACGCTAAGGAAAGGGACGCCTCCGACACGATAGCGGCCGAGGCAGATGTAACGAGCCCGGGTGAAATGCCGGAACAAGTGCGCGAAATGATTGAG TCTCGCTTCTTTCGCCCACTGCAGGTGTTCCAATCGCGCGAAGAGATGCAACAGGACACGGTCGCACGCAAAATGGTGGCACCGATCGAGTCCGTCTGTTTGACGCACGCCGAGTACTACGGGCTGATCAGTGCGGTCATATTGCTCATCATTCTGCTGATCAGCATCACCTTTGCGGCGGGAATCGTGTATCGAAGCTATTGGAAGGTGTTTATCAAGAACCGTACACTCGACCGCAGCTCGCCGGTGAATTCGTTTAGCCCGTCCGCGCTGCACAACGCGTCCGGCAGTCAGTTTGAGGCATCTGGGCGGACGCACTCCACGGCGAGTCGGGGTGGACCCCACGTACGTACACCGGGTGTATCGCTGTTTGGTAGCGGGCTACAGAAAACATTCGCTACCGG AAACCTGTCACGCATGTGTCAGATACCGGTGATGAACCCACTGTCCCGAAATGGTGCTACCAAAAGCGAATTTGATGACCCCAGCGAACCGATATACACTGATCCGTCGCTTTTCGAACGATCAAG ATCGCTGCGCAGCATAGCCGTCGATCAAACGGAGGATGCCAACAATGTCTAA